The Echinicola rosea genome has a segment encoding these proteins:
- a CDS encoding carboxypeptidase-like regulatory domain-containing protein produces the protein MNKKLQAIIYIALLSTVMLSAISCVKEDEPMAEPRGTITGTVTDDDGEPIADVNVTLAGVGEEEITITTESDGKYFFENVTLKTRAVKFSKPGWLTVSHTINPDKFNDENIATADVSLVFASAKITGTIKDGKNGNAPLEGVSISVGVAGTTTTGSDGGYTLENLIVDEYTVTFSKASYESITKTVNPEDFVDGIVAMDITMGSNEILRGLTYDDLLAADKWYYNEYRGGRNADAYPRWDWACNYMSVLDFRGAWQEQNEGTTLQIRNNEDERSNPSDLNVFDSYVYGSKMITEDNKILSLRVSAHNADEANPAYFGVQVVDMSAAAPTAVKVGENRTYASGSYGDVEFDLSEYVGKEVIVAIGIYRQATGDYWKQLVLRAIRFADRKVENWDWLPGNEVIEGWNLTQETVRSTMPHIKKSFTGISPVAGNRDNYVDAYRAWREVDHVAANWFFVPLKKDPEVFPSEGYLIKTRNTPEESSTVPEAYLYSKFSVDAGSNQLTLSTRNFGDNFTYFKLTAIEDDGTVTHLDPQSNTAEEASAAADGCWKFKHGDGGAGNPEGYAAFSYDLSQFDGKDVTLALGVYNVEANTGENKLVIHRIDLN, from the coding sequence ATGAACAAAAAACTACAAGCGATCATTTACATCGCTTTGCTGAGTACGGTTATGCTATCGGCAATCTCCTGTGTAAAAGAAGATGAGCCCATGGCAGAACCTAGGGGAACCATCACAGGTACCGTTACAGATGACGATGGCGAGCCAATAGCAGATGTAAACGTTACCCTAGCCGGAGTAGGGGAAGAAGAGATTACCATCACCACCGAAAGTGATGGGAAGTATTTTTTTGAAAATGTCACGTTAAAGACGCGTGCTGTAAAATTTTCCAAACCGGGCTGGCTTACCGTCAGCCATACCATTAATCCCGATAAGTTCAATGATGAAAACATCGCTACGGCGGATGTGTCGTTGGTGTTTGCTTCAGCAAAAATCACCGGAACCATCAAGGACGGGAAAAACGGAAACGCACCACTCGAAGGTGTGAGCATCAGTGTGGGTGTGGCCGGAACGACTACTACCGGCAGTGATGGTGGTTATACACTAGAAAACCTGATCGTGGATGAGTACACCGTTACGTTCAGTAAAGCAAGTTATGAATCCATCACCAAAACAGTAAATCCGGAAGATTTTGTAGATGGAATAGTGGCCATGGACATTACGATGGGAAGTAATGAAATTCTCCGTGGCCTGACCTATGATGACTTACTTGCTGCAGACAAGTGGTATTATAATGAATATCGGGGCGGCCGTAATGCGGATGCCTATCCTCGATGGGACTGGGCCTGTAATTATATGTCTGTGCTGGACTTCCGTGGTGCCTGGCAAGAACAAAATGAAGGTACTACCCTCCAGATCAGAAACAATGAGGACGAGCGTAGCAATCCATCCGACTTAAATGTATTTGACTCTTATGTCTATGGCAGTAAAATGATTACAGAGGACAATAAAATTTTGTCACTTAGGGTCAGCGCACATAATGCAGATGAAGCTAACCCGGCCTACTTTGGCGTACAGGTAGTGGACATGTCTGCTGCAGCCCCTACCGCGGTGAAAGTTGGAGAAAACAGGACCTATGCTTCTGGAAGTTATGGCGATGTGGAATTTGACCTGAGTGAATACGTAGGCAAAGAAGTCATTGTAGCGATAGGTATATATCGGCAGGCCACAGGGGATTATTGGAAGCAATTGGTACTTCGGGCCATTCGTTTTGCGGACCGCAAAGTGGAGAATTGGGACTGGCTGCCAGGCAATGAGGTGATAGAGGGCTGGAACTTGACCCAAGAAACGGTTCGTTCCACCATGCCACATATCAAAAAGTCTTTTACCGGTATCAGCCCCGTAGCCGGTAACCGTGACAATTACGTAGATGCTTACCGCGCATGGCGGGAGGTGGATCATGTGGCGGCCAATTGGTTCTTTGTGCCCCTGAAAAAAGACCCAGAAGTATTCCCTTCAGAGGGCTACCTGATCAAGACCCGCAATACGCCTGAGGAGAGTTCTACTGTGCCAGAAGCCTATTTGTACTCGAAGTTTTCCGTTGATGCTGGTAGTAACCAGTTGACGCTGAGTACCCGCAATTTTGGAGATAATTTTACCTATTTCAAGCTCACCGCCATAGAAGACGACGGTACGGTTACCCATTTGGATCCTCAGTCCAACACCGCGGAAGAAGCCAGTGCCGCAGCGGATGGTTGCTGGAAATTTAAGCATGGAGATGGAGGTGCCGGTAATCCGGAAGGTTACGCAGCTTTTTCATATGACTTGTCCCAATTTGATGGAAAAGACGTCACCTTGGCTTTGGGTGTGTATAATGTAGAAGCCAATACAGGCGAAAACAAACTGGTAATTCACCGCATCGATCTGAACTAA
- a CDS encoding RagB/SusD family nutrient uptake outer membrane protein, which translates to MKIRIILILFSILYISSCTDLDVPPPNVIGDETLMTSESGMDVYIAGMYSKMPFEDFKYMAQWGVEYNSWLGSLGIEGTGEAVNRDGISSAFTGERTPYWGMAFGLLREANYLLEKLPEYADAFPEVTYNHYLGEAYFVRAFVFSAMAKRFGGVPLVTEVLRYPGDGESLEIPRSTEEETWDQVLADYDRAIELLQPASPKPGYSNKYVALSFKSQDMLYAGSVAKYNETVPGRLTGTGLKTGVRVIGFSDESAQAASVRYFREAYAAANEVINSGRYSLYKRKWAADDTEAQYQNMVDMFSDPTSPENIYVKEYDFPVATHGYDAYSAPFIFKAPLASGTCPTLDFIELFEGFDRYPDGTIKVTTGSTNTEGDYLMYDTPMDFFEDAEPRLRAYVIFPGDVFKNQEIEIRAGVYTGSEPVKPLFSDYSYATAESRYQQLPLYTQSPKELFLSAREGGSQELVTFQGEQIPAAGANGPFYNNGESTLTGFVGRKWLNPDPSFEAGEGRSDQHFVLMRYADILLNAAEAAVELGLAGEASPDGSDMLQVATMGINDIRERAGASLLSGVLSSDLASRNIVRKERRKELALEHKTKWDLRRWRVQHYEQRDGFWGETRDKEDFSMNSRYRFRGLYPFLSTESGQYFFDARFQWVSLKTFEYNIIDYYFAIPGGEVSKSPVIDQQPNR; encoded by the coding sequence ATGAAAATAAGAATCATATTAATACTGTTCAGCATATTGTACATATCTAGCTGTACAGACTTGGATGTGCCTCCTCCCAACGTCATCGGGGACGAGACACTCATGACCAGTGAGTCTGGCATGGACGTATATATCGCCGGAATGTACAGCAAGATGCCGTTTGAGGACTTTAAATATATGGCCCAGTGGGGTGTGGAGTATAATTCCTGGCTGGGTTCCCTTGGGATCGAAGGCACCGGAGAAGCGGTAAATCGGGACGGAATCAGTTCGGCCTTTACTGGGGAGCGGACTCCTTATTGGGGGATGGCCTTTGGCCTATTGAGAGAGGCCAATTACCTGTTGGAAAAATTGCCGGAATATGCAGATGCCTTTCCCGAGGTGACCTATAACCACTATTTGGGGGAAGCCTATTTTGTTCGGGCCTTTGTGTTTTCGGCCATGGCAAAACGATTCGGGGGAGTGCCTTTGGTGACAGAGGTGCTGCGCTACCCCGGGGATGGGGAATCCTTGGAAATCCCCCGTTCTACGGAAGAGGAAACGTGGGATCAGGTATTGGCAGATTATGACAGGGCCATCGAATTACTACAGCCGGCCAGTCCTAAGCCAGGCTATTCCAATAAATATGTGGCACTTTCTTTTAAATCCCAAGACATGCTTTATGCAGGTTCTGTGGCAAAATACAATGAAACCGTACCGGGAAGGCTTACAGGGACGGGATTGAAGACGGGCGTCAGGGTCATCGGTTTTTCTGATGAATCCGCTCAAGCAGCATCTGTCAGGTATTTCAGAGAGGCTTATGCCGCCGCTAATGAAGTGATCAATAGTGGTCGCTATTCGCTCTACAAAAGAAAATGGGCAGCAGACGATACTGAGGCACAATACCAAAACATGGTGGATATGTTCAGCGATCCTACGAGCCCAGAGAATATTTATGTAAAGGAATATGATTTTCCTGTGGCGACCCATGGTTACGATGCTTACAGTGCACCTTTTATTTTCAAGGCACCATTGGCTTCGGGTACTTGTCCGACACTGGATTTTATCGAGTTGTTTGAGGGCTTTGACCGATATCCCGACGGAACGATCAAAGTGACCACTGGCTCCACCAATACAGAAGGAGATTACCTGATGTACGATACCCCGATGGATTTCTTCGAGGATGCCGAGCCACGTCTTCGCGCTTATGTCATCTTCCCAGGAGATGTTTTCAAAAATCAGGAAATCGAGATCCGGGCCGGAGTGTATACAGGTTCTGAACCGGTTAAGCCGTTGTTCAGTGATTATTCTTACGCTACAGCGGAAAGCCGTTATCAGCAATTGCCGCTTTATACGCAGTCACCAAAAGAACTTTTCCTCAGTGCTAGGGAGGGGGGAAGTCAGGAATTGGTCACTTTTCAGGGAGAGCAGATTCCGGCAGCAGGCGCCAATGGCCCTTTCTATAACAATGGAGAAAGTACCCTTACGGGATTTGTGGGCCGTAAATGGTTAAACCCGGATCCTTCTTTCGAAGCCGGCGAAGGCAGATCTGACCAGCATTTTGTGTTGATGAGGTACGCGGATATCCTGCTAAATGCGGCTGAAGCGGCCGTAGAGTTGGGGCTTGCTGGGGAAGCGTCTCCAGATGGATCGGATATGCTCCAAGTAGCCACTATGGGGATCAATGATATCCGTGAGCGTGCAGGAGCAAGTTTACTTTCCGGGGTGCTCTCTTCAGATCTTGCGAGCCGTAATATTGTCCGAAAAGAGCGTAGAAAGGAACTTGCCTTGGAGCATAAGACCAAGTGGGACTTGCGTCGATGGAGGGTTCAGCATTATGAGCAAAGGGACGGTTTTTGGGGAGAAACCCGCGACAAAGAGGACTTCAGTATGAATTCCCGCTATCGCTTTAGAGGACTGTATCCATTCCTGTCCACCGAGAGCGGCCAGTATTTCTTTGATGCCCGTTTCCAGTGGGTAAGCCTGAAGACTTTTGAATACAATATCATCGACTACTATTTTGCCATTCCTGGCGGAGAGGTCTCCAAGAGCCCGGTAATCGATCAGCAACCCAATAGATAA
- a CDS encoding glycoside hydrolase family 76 protein, with protein MMITIMSFVMLLFAACSESSSDPEPTNPPAEVSLAEQNILRAMELTDNAVSAHFTGSGMAMARYYNPFTGVRSDETGSVWMYTAAIEAVNAVLHGLQAHKEHGNAALYDEHFEKYAELLGQLYDNADYYLGTFELVSYTQTKEWSVYGVNRGNAKGTANVAGIENVYDDQMWLVRELLESYKITGEAAYLEKAEYLTAYVLDGWDSTRNPDGTERGGITWGPGYVTKHACSNGPMVSPLVWLHEIYEGESDEITYRYIDADDKQTRKTMQMNKSDYYADFAQKVYTWQKDRLLRSDGVYDDMRGGCSPGNPQTETVNGTEYRKGITCQDRVGPAISYNSGTMLSGAADLYRTTDEEAYLQDVKELSDDSFQYFAKPDQTHDGYHSYDISGFNNWFNGVLMRGYVDVHPFYGAASEYIGTFQQNLDYGYDNFLHEGFLPTNLLVGWSLTANNNRTEGMFNFAFAAEYAVLARYELEK; from the coding sequence ATGATGATCACAATTATGAGTTTCGTGATGCTGCTATTCGCAGCATGTAGTGAAAGTTCATCTGACCCAGAACCTACGAATCCTCCTGCGGAGGTCAGTCTAGCGGAACAGAATATCCTCAGGGCAATGGAACTGACCGATAATGCCGTTTCTGCGCACTTCACAGGGTCGGGCATGGCCATGGCCAGGTATTATAATCCTTTTACTGGTGTCCGTTCTGACGAAACCGGTAGTGTGTGGATGTACACGGCAGCCATTGAAGCCGTTAATGCCGTCTTGCACGGACTACAGGCCCACAAAGAACATGGAAATGCGGCACTCTATGACGAGCATTTTGAGAAATATGCTGAGCTGTTGGGACAACTTTACGACAATGCGGACTATTACCTGGGGACTTTTGAGCTGGTATCCTATACCCAGACCAAAGAATGGTCGGTATATGGGGTGAACCGGGGCAATGCCAAGGGCACGGCCAATGTCGCTGGAATCGAAAATGTCTATGATGACCAGATGTGGCTCGTGCGGGAATTATTGGAATCCTACAAGATCACTGGTGAAGCCGCCTACTTGGAAAAAGCTGAGTACTTGACAGCCTATGTCTTGGATGGATGGGACAGTACCCGGAATCCCGACGGAACGGAGCGAGGTGGTATCACTTGGGGGCCAGGCTATGTGACCAAGCATGCATGTAGCAATGGCCCTATGGTAAGTCCCCTGGTATGGCTGCATGAAATTTATGAAGGTGAAAGCGATGAAATCACTTACCGGTACATCGATGCCGATGACAAGCAGACCAGAAAGACCATGCAGATGAACAAAAGTGACTACTACGCTGATTTTGCGCAGAAAGTGTACACTTGGCAAAAGGATCGTCTCCTGAGGTCTGATGGGGTCTATGATGATATGAGAGGCGGTTGTTCTCCTGGAAATCCACAAACAGAGACCGTTAACGGCACGGAGTATCGTAAGGGCATCACTTGTCAGGATCGAGTGGGGCCGGCCATTTCCTATAATTCCGGTACCATGCTGTCAGGAGCGGCCGACTTATACAGGACGACAGACGAAGAAGCTTACCTACAGGATGTCAAGGAGCTTTCCGACGATAGCTTCCAGTATTTCGCAAAGCCTGATCAAACCCATGATGGCTATCACAGTTACGATATCAGCGGTTTTAACAACTGGTTTAATGGGGTGTTGATGCGTGGCTATGTGGATGTTCATCCATTCTATGGAGCCGCGTCCGAGTACATCGGTACTTTCCAGCAAAATTTGGATTATGGCTACGATAATTTCCTTCATGAAGGATTTCTGCCGACCAATTTACTGGTAGGCTGGAGCCTGACGGCCAATAATAACCGAACAGAGGGAATGTTCAATTTCGCATTTGCTGCCGAATACGCCGTGCTAGCACGGTACGAGCTGGAAAAATAA
- a CDS encoding SusC/RagA family TonB-linked outer membrane protein: protein MQKIYKQFSKGLIKYSLMGTAFLSFVNAPVQASVGATGLSLLQEQVAQEDKTVSGTVVAEDGTPMPGVNVLLKGSLTGTTTDIDGNYTLTVPDDDTVLTFSFIGYVTQDVKVGNQSVIEVKMMPDTQQLGEVVVVGYGMQEKVTMTGSVANLKGDEMLRTKNENPQNMLTGRIAGVRVWQKSAEPGTFNASMDIRGLGAPLVVIDGIQRTMADFQRLNPTDIDEVSVLKDASAAIYGARAANGVVLVTTKRGSESGKAVVTYNGSYTLQVPSGFPQLADPYETMTLYNEMAMNNINGGNLIYQEDDFEAFRTGRRRTTDWNALLVSDYAPQSQHDISISGGTEKTQYYIAGGYMYQEGIFKSGDMNYNKINLRSNITTEITKGLDFNLNLSGVADQRNSPYSSAVDIIRNYWRQGVLFPAYADPENTMLNYEGLDLEQNTIAMMRADVSGHRKYKQKYFQSSASLEFDFGTVSSDLEGLSAKGLVSFDYRGDDNDIYRREYYQYMYDPVEDSYVSKLYNNSSPNQIRRELFSRQQFLGQFLINYKRTFDKVHAVSGLLGFETQNRKGDNFYAQRDLAFAMEYLVGGMNENQQGGMQGGSGDLYEISNSAMFGRVNYAYGERYIAEVQFRYDGSSKFVETNRWGWFPSGSIGWRLSEEPFFKSISALSFVDQLKFRASYGMTADDGSLAYDWYPGYIYPATSGNAQQGYYNQYAPGYMLNGEFVYGASVVVPNENITWWTAKTFNVGVDFEAWMGKFGFSLDYFDRRREGLFSTRSGDVPSVVGTGAPRENTNSDRQFGIDLELSHRNKIGEVSYGVKGIATITRRQHLIAAEKGPYGNSYDRWRNDNLTNRYQGVQFGYVSAGRYTDWEDIWSYDIYKDRGILPGDYKYEDWNGDGEINGLDQHPFAYDQTPWLNFSLALDATYKNFDMSVLLQGSALGSMQYQEPLYSIWGSNGGGALEQYLDRWHPVDPLADPYDPETEWISGYYGYTGNYPFGNSEFNRVSTDYLRLKSIEIGYTLRPRRSASTNIRFYANAYNLLTFTGVKFVDPEHPADALGRLYPLTKTYTLGVTASF from the coding sequence ATGCAAAAGATATATAAGCAATTTTCCAAAGGACTGATAAAGTATTCCCTGATGGGGACAGCTTTTTTGTCCTTTGTTAATGCCCCTGTACAGGCTTCAGTAGGGGCAACAGGCCTTTCTTTATTACAAGAACAGGTTGCTCAGGAGGATAAGACTGTTTCAGGAACGGTAGTGGCAGAAGACGGTACCCCGATGCCGGGTGTAAATGTGTTGCTGAAAGGAAGCCTAACGGGAACGACTACGGACATTGATGGAAACTATACCTTGACTGTGCCTGACGATGATACGGTATTGACATTTTCATTTATAGGGTATGTCACCCAAGATGTCAAAGTGGGAAACCAGTCAGTGATCGAAGTAAAGATGATGCCGGATACCCAGCAGCTGGGAGAAGTGGTGGTGGTAGGGTATGGTATGCAGGAGAAAGTGACCATGACAGGTTCTGTGGCCAACCTAAAAGGTGACGAAATGCTCCGTACCAAGAATGAAAACCCGCAGAATATGCTTACTGGAAGGATCGCTGGGGTACGGGTATGGCAGAAAAGTGCCGAGCCTGGTACATTTAATGCTTCCATGGATATTCGTGGATTGGGCGCTCCTTTGGTGGTAATTGATGGTATTCAGCGTACCATGGCCGATTTTCAGCGGCTAAACCCGACAGATATTGACGAGGTGTCGGTACTGAAGGATGCTTCTGCTGCTATTTATGGGGCACGCGCCGCAAACGGCGTGGTACTCGTCACGACTAAAAGGGGAAGTGAAAGCGGCAAGGCTGTAGTTACTTACAATGGATCTTATACCTTGCAGGTGCCCTCTGGGTTTCCCCAGCTTGCTGATCCCTACGAGACCATGACCCTTTACAACGAAATGGCCATGAACAATATCAATGGAGGAAACCTGATTTATCAGGAAGATGATTTCGAAGCGTTCCGAACAGGACGCCGACGTACGACGGACTGGAATGCATTGCTGGTCAGTGATTATGCCCCACAAAGCCAGCATGACATCAGCATCTCAGGAGGGACAGAGAAGACCCAGTACTATATCGCCGGAGGATACATGTACCAAGAGGGGATTTTCAAATCCGGTGATATGAATTACAACAAAATCAACCTAAGATCCAATATTACCACGGAAATCACCAAGGGATTGGACTTTAACCTGAACCTCAGCGGAGTCGCCGATCAGCGAAATTCGCCCTATTCCAGTGCTGTGGATATCATTCGGAATTACTGGAGACAAGGGGTGCTTTTCCCTGCTTATGCAGACCCGGAAAATACCATGCTGAACTACGAAGGACTGGACCTTGAGCAGAATACCATTGCCATGATGAGAGCAGATGTTTCTGGGCATAGAAAATACAAGCAAAAGTACTTTCAGTCCTCAGCATCACTGGAGTTTGATTTTGGTACGGTTTCCAGTGATCTGGAAGGGCTGTCTGCAAAAGGACTCGTGAGTTTCGACTATCGGGGAGATGACAATGATATTTATCGTAGGGAATATTATCAGTACATGTATGATCCTGTAGAGGATTCCTATGTGTCAAAGCTCTATAACAACAGCTCTCCTAACCAGATAAGAAGAGAGCTTTTCAGCAGACAGCAGTTTTTGGGCCAGTTTCTGATCAATTATAAACGTACCTTCGATAAGGTTCATGCCGTTTCGGGACTTTTGGGCTTTGAAACCCAAAATCGGAAAGGGGACAACTTTTATGCCCAACGTGACCTGGCCTTTGCCATGGAATACCTCGTGGGCGGCATGAATGAAAACCAGCAAGGTGGCATGCAGGGCGGCTCGGGTGACCTATATGAGATATCCAACTCGGCCATGTTCGGACGGGTCAATTATGCCTATGGTGAACGGTACATTGCCGAAGTGCAGTTCCGCTATGATGGATCCTCCAAATTCGTCGAAACCAACCGCTGGGGCTGGTTTCCCTCTGGTTCGATAGGCTGGAGACTATCTGAAGAACCATTCTTCAAATCCATTTCAGCACTGTCTTTTGTGGACCAGCTTAAATTCAGGGCCAGTTACGGAATGACAGCCGATGACGGTTCCCTGGCCTATGATTGGTATCCCGGCTATATCTATCCTGCCACCAGTGGCAACGCCCAACAGGGATATTATAACCAATACGCTCCCGGCTATATGCTGAACGGAGAATTTGTGTATGGGGCGTCTGTCGTAGTACCAAATGAGAACATCACTTGGTGGACTGCCAAGACATTTAACGTAGGGGTGGATTTTGAAGCTTGGATGGGTAAATTTGGCTTTTCCCTTGATTATTTTGACCGTCGTAGAGAGGGCTTGTTTTCCACCAGATCGGGCGATGTGCCTTCTGTAGTGGGGACAGGTGCACCTAGGGAAAATACCAACAGCGACCGCCAGTTTGGAATAGACCTCGAACTGTCCCATCGAAATAAGATTGGCGAAGTTTCCTATGGGGTGAAAGGAATCGCTACGATCACCCGTAGGCAGCACTTGATTGCTGCCGAAAAAGGGCCGTACGGCAATTCCTACGACCGATGGCGCAATGACAACCTGACCAACCGCTATCAAGGCGTGCAGTTTGGCTATGTGTCCGCAGGACGGTACACTGATTGGGAGGACATCTGGTCGTATGACATCTATAAGGATAGGGGCATCTTGCCTGGTGATTACAAATACGAGGATTGGAATGGTGACGGGGAGATCAATGGCCTGGACCAGCATCCCTTCGCCTATGACCAGACCCCTTGGTTAAATTTCAGCTTGGCACTTGATGCTACGTATAAGAATTTTGATATGAGCGTCCTGTTGCAAGGGTCTGCTTTGGGCTCTATGCAGTACCAAGAGCCATTGTATTCCATTTGGGGCAGTAACGGTGGGGGTGCTTTGGAGCAGTACCTGGACCGCTGGCATCCGGTGGATCCTTTGGCAGATCCATATGATCCTGAAACAGAATGGATCAGTGGATATTACGGTTATACTGGGAATTATCCCTTCGGGAATTCTGAATTTAACCGGGTAAGTACAGATTACTTGCGTCTCAAAAGTATCGAGATCGGCTATACCCTAAGGCCAAGAAGGAGTGCTTCTACCAATATCCGATTCTATGCCAATGCCTATAACCTCTTGACATTTACAGGGGTGAAATTTGTGGACCCAGAACATCCCGCGGATGCACTGGGAAGATTGTATCCGTTGACCAAAACCTACACATTGGGAGTGACAGCATCATTTTAA